In the Anser cygnoides isolate HZ-2024a breed goose chromosome 27, Taihu_goose_T2T_genome, whole genome shotgun sequence genome, one interval contains:
- the POLRMT gene encoding DNA-directed RNA polymerase, mitochondrial isoform X2, which translates to MALLRLRAALLGPARLRGGGIPWSVLRTYSSVSTKEKARRNAVCERTELLEVLKARVKQLQASSVPEVTVTKAELAPLGIDRRQEPLRQAAAMRAAKEPPAPRQSAAGPAQPSGWVEKLRKEMHVRQAKVERKLSIAASKMTLVGQANAKVKVKAIPKTKAKAKPKAKKSPKETKATAWRQSHAGPSSAYACSKPRVAELKQGVKAEKPPNVPEKRESNHQKIMQQSIQSNLECLLCLQQPEEAERLLLFYHGSPVKRKLLNVGAYNIVMRSWARKGCLHRLSRLLSMLESAGLRPNLDSYVAALECMGRSQACTKTIWRCVQQLKHDGFHVDELFQKCLFEGDEKETVLRAIRIVQPDYQLPPAPKPQSCKSALLSNFYSKELRERFQQQLQMELNNTITIESVESTKPLTPQARRARKQLAALRSQWRGAILQALQKSKHNMSQKRTMSGYNSLYPYLCLLPDEEYVDIMMQILNTLSPQGESLSVLARELGSKVYDRYLTQRKLRSRQLEKVQEIYEDYIHLLAKDGQPGEYLPREYWEKLVAEAGYGPSLTLKDCSWPYVLLMRLGVCLLEILVHSVKVPRNTLKPRLESRLIPVLYHIYSFRSSWQVGLIKPHPIFSQLMSDAAETTLTFNSSVIPMLCPPIPWTSPHFGAYVLSDTKLMRYVDGAFQHQQLLDQCPQVNLHPVLDALNQLGNCAWKINQPVLDIIISIFNDKGNEKLDIPPPLSEAPKPPVTPSNSSAWHKSQKHELLLCKKKAAEMHSLRMDALYKLSIANYVRDKVFWFPHNMDFRGRTYPCPPYFNHLGNDVTRAILLFAEGRPLGPKGLDWLKIHLVNLTGLKKKNSLQERLHYANEILEEILDSADRPLTGRKWWMNTDEPWQVLACCMEVAKASRSPDPAAFVSHFPVHQDGSCNGLQHYAALGRDLIGAISVNLMPCSVPQDVYSAVAQQVEEFRKKDAAEGLKIAQVLEGFISRKVVKQTVMTVVYGVTRYGGRLQIEKRLKEIDEFPEEYLWEASQYLVRQVFNGIKEMFSATRDIQHWLTESAKLIAQSGQTVEWVTPMGLPIVQPYYRVRSTVLNSNMQNLSVKSSANNNQKPDTVKQKNAFPPNFIHSLDSTHMMLTALHCFRERGRAAALSAASRHLPLPPRQGLTFVSVHDCYWTHALTVDVMNQICRQQFVALHSQKILQDLSEFMLKKYCSPSKESRAPWQKKLMEQLSSVPETGEFNLTKVMDSTYFFS; encoded by the exons ATGGCGCTGCTGCGGCTGCGGGCGGCGCTGCtgggcccggcccggctgcggggcggcg GGATCCCGTGGAGCGTCCTCAGGACCTACTCCTCTGTCAGCACCAAGGAGAAGGCGAGGAGAAATGCGGTCTGCGAGAGGACAGAGCTGCTGGAAG TGCTGAAAGCTCGCGTGAAGCAGCTCCAAGCCTCCAGCGTCCCCGAGGTGACGGTCACCAAAGCGGagctggcgccactggggatcgACAGGCGGCAGGAGCCGCTGCGGCAGGCGGCGGCCATGCGTGCGGCcaaggagcccccagcccccaggcagAGTGCCGCGGGCCCGGCCCAGCCCAGCGGCTGGGTCGAGAAGCTGCGGAAGGAGATGCACGTGCGGCAGGCCAAGGTGGAGAGGAAGCTGTCCATTGCGGCCTCCAAGATGACTCTGGTGGGGCAGGCCAACGCCAAAGTGAAGGTCAAGGCGATTCCCAAGACAAAGGCCAAAGCCAAGCCCAAAGCCAAGAAGAGCCCCAAGGAAACCAAAGCGACTGCTTGGAGGCAGAGCCACGCCGGCCCCAGCAGCGCCTACGCCTGCAGCAAGCCCAGGGTGGCGGAACTGAAGCAGGGCGTGAAGGCAGAGAAGCCTCCGAATGtgcctgagaaaagagaaagcaaccaccaGAAGATCATGCAGCAGAGCATCCAGTCTAACCTGGAGTGCCTCCTGTGCTTGCAGCAGCcggaggaggctgagaggctGCTTCTCTTCTATCATGGCTCCCCCGTGAAGAGAAAGCTTCTAAACGTTGGCGCGTACAACATCGTGATGCGTAGCTGGGCGAGGAAG GGCTGCTTGCACCGCCTCAGCCGGCTCCTCTCCATGCTGGAGTCCGCCGGCCTCCGGCCCAACCTGGACTCGTACGTGGCAGCGCTGGAGTGCATGGGCCGGAGCCAGGCGTGCACCAAGACCATCTGGAG ATGTGTGCAGCAGCTGAAACACGACGGCTTCCACGTGGATGAGCTCTTCCAAAAGTGCCTGTTCGAGGGAGATGAGAAGGAGACGGTGCTGAGGGCCATCAGGATCGTGCAGCCTGACTACCAGCTGCCCCCTGCACCCAAGCCCCAGAGCTGCAagtctgctctgctcagcaacTTCTACTCCAAA GAGCTGCGGGAGcgcttccagcagcagctgcagatggAGCTGAACAACACCATAACCATCGAGTCGGTGGAGTCGACCAAACCGCTGACCCCGCAAGCCCGTAGAGCG CGCAAGCAGCTGGCCGCCCTGCGCTCCCAGTGGCGCGGCGCCATCCTCCAGGCCCTGCAGAAGTCGAAGCACAACATGTCCCAGAAAAGGACGATGTCGGGGTACAACAGCCTCTACCCCTACCTGTGCCTGCTGCCAGATGAAGAGTACGTGGACATCATGATGCAG ATCCTCAACACGCTCTCTCCGCAAGGAGAATCCCTGTCTGTCCTAGCCAGGGAGCTGGGCTCCAAAGTCTACGACAGATACCTCACCCAGAGGAAGCTGCGCAGCCGCCAGCTCGAGAAGGTGCAGGAGATCTACGAGGACTACATCCACCTGCTGGCGAAGGACGGCCAG cctggggaGTACTTGCCACGGGAATACTGGGAGAAGCTGGTGGCAGAAGCCGGCTACGGGCCTTCGCTCACCCTCAAGGACTGCAGCTGGCCGTACGTGCTCCTGATGCGCCTGGGCGTGTGCCTGCTGGAGATCCTGGTGCACTCCGTCAAGGTGCCCAGGAACACCCTCAAACCCCGCTTGGAGTCCAGGCTTATCCCCGTCCTCTACCACATCTACTCCTTCCGCAGCAGCTGGCAG GTCGGGCTGATAAAGCCCCACCCCATCTTCTCCCAGCTCATGTCAGACGCCGCAGAGACCACGCTGACCTTCAACTCCTCCGTCATACCCATGCTGTGCCCCCCGATACCCTGGACTTCCCCCCACTTCGGCGCCTATGTGCTGAGCGACACCAAGCTGATGCGCTACGTGGACGGGGCcttccagcaccagcagctcctggacCAGTGTCCCCAGGTGAACCTCCACCCTGTGCTGGACGCCTTGAACCAGCTGGGCAACTGCGCGTGGAAGATCAACCAGCCGGTGCTGGATATAATCATCTCCATCTTCAACGACAAAGGCAACGAGAAGCTGGACATCCCGCCGCCCCTCTCCGAGGCCCCCAAGCCTCCCGTCACCCCCAGCAATTCCTCTGCCTGGCACAAGTCCCAGAAGCacgagctgctgctgtgcaagaAGAAGGCGGCCGAGATGCACAGCCTGCGCATGGACGCGCTCTACAAGCTCTCCATCGCCAACTACGTGAGGGACAAGGTGTTCTGGTTTCCTCACAACATGGACTTCCGCGGCAGGACTTACCCTTGCCCGCCGTACTTCAACCACCTGGGTAACGACGTCACCCGCGCCatcctgctctttgcagaggGCAGGCCCCTGGGGCCGAAGGGCCTCGACTGGCTGAAGATCCACCTCGTTAACCTCACGgggctgaagaagaaaaacagcttgcAGGAGCGGCTGCATTACGCCAACGAAATCCTGGAGGAGATCCTGGACTCCGCCGACCGCCCGCTGACG GGCAGGAAGTGGTGGATGAACACCGACGAACCCTGGCAAGTCTTGGCGTGCTGTATGGAAGTCGCCAAAGCCTCGAGGTCCCCGGACCCAGCGGCCTTCGTCTCTCATTTCCCGGTTCACCAG GACGGCTCTTGCAACGGCCTGCAGCACTACGCGGCGCTGGGCCGGGACCTTATCGGCGCCATCTCTGTGAACCTGATGCCCTGCAGCGTCCCGCAGGACGTGTACAGCGCGGTGGCCCAGCAG GTGGAGGAGTTTCGGAAGAAGGATGCTGCGGAGGGGCTGAAGATCGCCCAGGTGCTGGAGGGCTTCATCAGCCGCAAGGTGGTGAAGCAGACGGTGATGACGGTGGTGTACGGCGTCACGCGCTACGGCGGGCGGCTGCAGATAGAGAAGCGTCTCAAGGAGATCGACGAGTTCCCCGAG GAGTACTTGTGGGAAGCATCTCAATACCTCGTGAGGCAGGTGTTTAACGGCATCAAGGAGATGTTCTCAGCGACTCGAGATATCCAG CACTGGCTGACGGAGAGCGCCAAGCTCATCGCCCAGTCGGGACAGACGGTGGAGTGGGTCACCCCCATGGGCCTCCCCATCGTGCAGCCCTACTATCGGGTCAGGTCCACTGTG TTGAATTCCAACATGCAGAACCTGAGTGTGAAAAGCTCCGCCAACAACAACCA gaagcCTGACACAGTGAAGCAGAAAAACGCCTTCCCGCCCAACTTCATCCACTCCCTGGACTCGACGCACATGATGCTCACGGCTCTGCACTGCTTCAG GGAACGCGGCAGAGCTGCGGCTCTCAGCGCTGCTTCACGGCACCTTCCGCTGCCTCCCAGGCAGGGTCTGACCTTCGTCTCAGTCCACGACTGCTACTGGACTCACGCGCTCACTGTGGACGTCATGAACCAG ATCTGTCGGCAGCAATTCGTGGCTCTGCACAGCCAGAAGATCCTGCAGGATCTGTCCGAGTTCATGCTGAAGAAGTACTGCAG CCCCAGCAAAGAGAGCAGAGCCCCTTGGCAGAAGAAGCTGATGGAGCAGCTGTCGAGTGTCCCCGAGACAG GAGAATTCAACCTGACGAAGGTGATGGATTCCACCTATTTCTTCAGCTGA
- the POLRMT gene encoding DNA-directed RNA polymerase, mitochondrial isoform X5 — translation MALLRLRAALLGPARLRGGGIPWSVLRTYSSVSTKEKARRNAVCERTELLEVLKARVKQLQASSVPEVTVTKAELAPLGIDRRQEPLRQAAAMRAAKEPPAPRQSAAGPAQPSGWVEKLRKEMHVRQAKVERKLSIAASKMTLVGQANAKVKVKAIPKTKAKAKPKAKKSPKETKATAWRQSHAGPSSAYACSKPRVAELKQGVKAEKPPNVPEKRESNHQKIMQQSIQSNLECLLCLQQPEEAERLLLFYHGSPVKRKLLNVGAYNIVMRSWARKGCLHRLSRLLSMLESAGLRPNLDSYVAALECMGRSQACTKTIWRCVQQLKHDGFHVDELFQKCLFEGDEKETVLRAIRIVQPDYQLPPAPKPQSCKSALLSNFYSKEKVVSYPKLDFSVQELRERFQQQLQMELNNTITIESVESTKPLTPQARRARKQLAALRSQWRGAILQALQKSKHNMSQKRTMSGYNSLYPYLCLLPDEEYVDIMMQILNTLSPQGESLSVLARELGSKVYDRYLTQRKLRSRQLEKVQEIYEDYIHLLAKDGQPGEYLPREYWEKLVAEAGYGPSLTLKDCSWPYVLLMRLGVCLLEILVHSVKVPRNTLKPRLESRLIPVLYHIYSFRSSWQVGLIKPHPIFSQLMSDAAETTLTFNSSVIPMLCPPIPWTSPHFGAYVLSDTKLMRYVDGAFQHQQLLDQCPQVNLHPVLDALNQLGNCAWKINQPVLDIIISIFNDKGNEKLDIPPPLSEAPKPPVTPSNSSAWHKSQKHELLLCKKKAAEMHSLRMDALYKLSIANYVRDKVFWFPHNMDFRGRTYPCPPYFNHLGNDVTRAILLFAEGRPLGPKGLDWLKIHLVNLTGLKKKNSLQERLHYANEILEEILDSADRPLTGRKWWMNTDEPWQVLACCMEVAKASRSPDPAAFVSHFPVHQDGSCNGLQHYAALGRDLIGAISVNLMPCSVPQDVYSAVAQQVEEFRKKDAAEGLKIAQVLEGFISRKVVKQTVMTVVYGVTRYGGRLQIEKRLKEIDEFPEEYLWEASQYLVRQVFNGIKEMFSATRDIQHWLTESAKLIAQSGQTVEWVTPMGLPIVQPYYRVRSTVLNSNMQNLSVKSSANNNQKPDTVKQKNAFPPNFIHSLDSTHMMLTALHCFRQGLTFVSVHDCYWTHALTVDVMNQPPFPTLARCFPSSHP, via the exons ATGGCGCTGCTGCGGCTGCGGGCGGCGCTGCtgggcccggcccggctgcggggcggcg GGATCCCGTGGAGCGTCCTCAGGACCTACTCCTCTGTCAGCACCAAGGAGAAGGCGAGGAGAAATGCGGTCTGCGAGAGGACAGAGCTGCTGGAAG TGCTGAAAGCTCGCGTGAAGCAGCTCCAAGCCTCCAGCGTCCCCGAGGTGACGGTCACCAAAGCGGagctggcgccactggggatcgACAGGCGGCAGGAGCCGCTGCGGCAGGCGGCGGCCATGCGTGCGGCcaaggagcccccagcccccaggcagAGTGCCGCGGGCCCGGCCCAGCCCAGCGGCTGGGTCGAGAAGCTGCGGAAGGAGATGCACGTGCGGCAGGCCAAGGTGGAGAGGAAGCTGTCCATTGCGGCCTCCAAGATGACTCTGGTGGGGCAGGCCAACGCCAAAGTGAAGGTCAAGGCGATTCCCAAGACAAAGGCCAAAGCCAAGCCCAAAGCCAAGAAGAGCCCCAAGGAAACCAAAGCGACTGCTTGGAGGCAGAGCCACGCCGGCCCCAGCAGCGCCTACGCCTGCAGCAAGCCCAGGGTGGCGGAACTGAAGCAGGGCGTGAAGGCAGAGAAGCCTCCGAATGtgcctgagaaaagagaaagcaaccaccaGAAGATCATGCAGCAGAGCATCCAGTCTAACCTGGAGTGCCTCCTGTGCTTGCAGCAGCcggaggaggctgagaggctGCTTCTCTTCTATCATGGCTCCCCCGTGAAGAGAAAGCTTCTAAACGTTGGCGCGTACAACATCGTGATGCGTAGCTGGGCGAGGAAG GGCTGCTTGCACCGCCTCAGCCGGCTCCTCTCCATGCTGGAGTCCGCCGGCCTCCGGCCCAACCTGGACTCGTACGTGGCAGCGCTGGAGTGCATGGGCCGGAGCCAGGCGTGCACCAAGACCATCTGGAG ATGTGTGCAGCAGCTGAAACACGACGGCTTCCACGTGGATGAGCTCTTCCAAAAGTGCCTGTTCGAGGGAGATGAGAAGGAGACGGTGCTGAGGGCCATCAGGATCGTGCAGCCTGACTACCAGCTGCCCCCTGCACCCAAGCCCCAGAGCTGCAagtctgctctgctcagcaacTTCTACTCCAAA GAGAAGGTGGTGTCCTACCCCAAGCTGGATTTCTCTGTGCAGGAGCTGCGGGAGcgcttccagcagcagctgcagatggAGCTGAACAACACCATAACCATCGAGTCGGTGGAGTCGACCAAACCGCTGACCCCGCAAGCCCGTAGAGCG CGCAAGCAGCTGGCCGCCCTGCGCTCCCAGTGGCGCGGCGCCATCCTCCAGGCCCTGCAGAAGTCGAAGCACAACATGTCCCAGAAAAGGACGATGTCGGGGTACAACAGCCTCTACCCCTACCTGTGCCTGCTGCCAGATGAAGAGTACGTGGACATCATGATGCAG ATCCTCAACACGCTCTCTCCGCAAGGAGAATCCCTGTCTGTCCTAGCCAGGGAGCTGGGCTCCAAAGTCTACGACAGATACCTCACCCAGAGGAAGCTGCGCAGCCGCCAGCTCGAGAAGGTGCAGGAGATCTACGAGGACTACATCCACCTGCTGGCGAAGGACGGCCAG cctggggaGTACTTGCCACGGGAATACTGGGAGAAGCTGGTGGCAGAAGCCGGCTACGGGCCTTCGCTCACCCTCAAGGACTGCAGCTGGCCGTACGTGCTCCTGATGCGCCTGGGCGTGTGCCTGCTGGAGATCCTGGTGCACTCCGTCAAGGTGCCCAGGAACACCCTCAAACCCCGCTTGGAGTCCAGGCTTATCCCCGTCCTCTACCACATCTACTCCTTCCGCAGCAGCTGGCAG GTCGGGCTGATAAAGCCCCACCCCATCTTCTCCCAGCTCATGTCAGACGCCGCAGAGACCACGCTGACCTTCAACTCCTCCGTCATACCCATGCTGTGCCCCCCGATACCCTGGACTTCCCCCCACTTCGGCGCCTATGTGCTGAGCGACACCAAGCTGATGCGCTACGTGGACGGGGCcttccagcaccagcagctcctggacCAGTGTCCCCAGGTGAACCTCCACCCTGTGCTGGACGCCTTGAACCAGCTGGGCAACTGCGCGTGGAAGATCAACCAGCCGGTGCTGGATATAATCATCTCCATCTTCAACGACAAAGGCAACGAGAAGCTGGACATCCCGCCGCCCCTCTCCGAGGCCCCCAAGCCTCCCGTCACCCCCAGCAATTCCTCTGCCTGGCACAAGTCCCAGAAGCacgagctgctgctgtgcaagaAGAAGGCGGCCGAGATGCACAGCCTGCGCATGGACGCGCTCTACAAGCTCTCCATCGCCAACTACGTGAGGGACAAGGTGTTCTGGTTTCCTCACAACATGGACTTCCGCGGCAGGACTTACCCTTGCCCGCCGTACTTCAACCACCTGGGTAACGACGTCACCCGCGCCatcctgctctttgcagaggGCAGGCCCCTGGGGCCGAAGGGCCTCGACTGGCTGAAGATCCACCTCGTTAACCTCACGgggctgaagaagaaaaacagcttgcAGGAGCGGCTGCATTACGCCAACGAAATCCTGGAGGAGATCCTGGACTCCGCCGACCGCCCGCTGACG GGCAGGAAGTGGTGGATGAACACCGACGAACCCTGGCAAGTCTTGGCGTGCTGTATGGAAGTCGCCAAAGCCTCGAGGTCCCCGGACCCAGCGGCCTTCGTCTCTCATTTCCCGGTTCACCAG GACGGCTCTTGCAACGGCCTGCAGCACTACGCGGCGCTGGGCCGGGACCTTATCGGCGCCATCTCTGTGAACCTGATGCCCTGCAGCGTCCCGCAGGACGTGTACAGCGCGGTGGCCCAGCAG GTGGAGGAGTTTCGGAAGAAGGATGCTGCGGAGGGGCTGAAGATCGCCCAGGTGCTGGAGGGCTTCATCAGCCGCAAGGTGGTGAAGCAGACGGTGATGACGGTGGTGTACGGCGTCACGCGCTACGGCGGGCGGCTGCAGATAGAGAAGCGTCTCAAGGAGATCGACGAGTTCCCCGAG GAGTACTTGTGGGAAGCATCTCAATACCTCGTGAGGCAGGTGTTTAACGGCATCAAGGAGATGTTCTCAGCGACTCGAGATATCCAG CACTGGCTGACGGAGAGCGCCAAGCTCATCGCCCAGTCGGGACAGACGGTGGAGTGGGTCACCCCCATGGGCCTCCCCATCGTGCAGCCCTACTATCGGGTCAGGTCCACTGTG TTGAATTCCAACATGCAGAACCTGAGTGTGAAAAGCTCCGCCAACAACAACCA gaagcCTGACACAGTGAAGCAGAAAAACGCCTTCCCGCCCAACTTCATCCACTCCCTGGACTCGACGCACATGATGCTCACGGCTCTGCACTGCTTCAG GCAGGGTCTGACCTTCGTCTCAGTCCACGACTGCTACTGGACTCACGCGCTCACTGTGGACGTCATGAACCAG CCCCCCTTTCCCACTCTTGCCCGCTGCTTTCCCTCCTCTCACCCCTGA
- the POLRMT gene encoding DNA-directed RNA polymerase, mitochondrial isoform X4, producing the protein MALLRLRAALLGPARLRGGGIPWSVLRTYSSVSTKEKARRNAVCERTELLEVLKARVKQLQASSVPEVTVTKAELAPLGIDRRQEPLRQAAAMRAAKEPPAPRQSAAGPAQPSGWVEKLRKEMHVRQAKVERKLSIAASKMTLVGQANAKVKVKAIPKTKAKAKPKAKKSPKETKATAWRQSHAGPSSAYACSKPRVAELKQGVKAEKPPNVPEKRESNHQKIMQQSIQSNLECLLCLQQPEEAERLLLFYHGSPVKRKLLNVGAYNIVMRSWARKGCLHRLSRLLSMLESAGLRPNLDSYVAALECMGRSQACTKTIWRCVQQLKHDGFHVDELFQKCLFEGDEKETVLRAIRIVQPDYQLPPAPKPQSCKSALLSNFYSKEKVVSYPKLDFSVQELRERFQQQLQMELNNTITIESVESTKPLTPQARRARKQLAALRSQWRGAILQALQKSKHNMSQKRTMSGYNSLYPYLCLLPDEEYVDIMMQILNTLSPQGESLSVLARELGSKVYDRYLTQRKLRSRQLEKVQEIYEDYIHLLAKDGQPGEYLPREYWEKLVAEAGYGPSLTLKDCSWPYVLLMRLGVCLLEILVHSVKVPRNTLKPRLESRLIPVLYHIYSFRSSWQVGLIKPHPIFSQLMSDAAETTLTFNSSVIPMLCPPIPWTSPHFGAYVLSDTKLMRYVDGAFQHQQLLDQCPQVNLHPVLDALNQLGNCAWKINQPVLDIIISIFNDKGNEKLDIPPPLSEAPKPPVTPSNSSAWHKSQKHELLLCKKKAAEMHSLRMDALYKLSIANYVRDKVFWFPHNMDFRGRTYPCPPYFNHLGNDVTRAILLFAEGRPLGPKGLDWLKIHLVNLTGLKKKNSLQERLHYANEILEEILDSADRPLTGRKWWMNTDEPWQVLACCMEVAKASRSPDPAAFVSHFPVHQDGSCNGLQHYAALGRDLIGAISVNLMPCSVPQDVYSAVAQQVEEFRKKDAAEGLKIAQVLEGFISRKVVKQTVMTVVYGVTRYGGRLQIEKRLKEIDEFPEEYLWEASQYLVRQVFNGIKEMFSATRDIQHWLTESAKLIAQSGQTVEWVTPMGLPIVQPYYRVRSTVLNSNMQNLSVKSSANNNQKPDTVKQKNAFPPNFIHSLDSTHMMLTALHCFRERGRAAALSAASRHLPLPPRQGLTFVSVHDCYWTHALTVDVMNQPPFPTLARCFPSSHP; encoded by the exons ATGGCGCTGCTGCGGCTGCGGGCGGCGCTGCtgggcccggcccggctgcggggcggcg GGATCCCGTGGAGCGTCCTCAGGACCTACTCCTCTGTCAGCACCAAGGAGAAGGCGAGGAGAAATGCGGTCTGCGAGAGGACAGAGCTGCTGGAAG TGCTGAAAGCTCGCGTGAAGCAGCTCCAAGCCTCCAGCGTCCCCGAGGTGACGGTCACCAAAGCGGagctggcgccactggggatcgACAGGCGGCAGGAGCCGCTGCGGCAGGCGGCGGCCATGCGTGCGGCcaaggagcccccagcccccaggcagAGTGCCGCGGGCCCGGCCCAGCCCAGCGGCTGGGTCGAGAAGCTGCGGAAGGAGATGCACGTGCGGCAGGCCAAGGTGGAGAGGAAGCTGTCCATTGCGGCCTCCAAGATGACTCTGGTGGGGCAGGCCAACGCCAAAGTGAAGGTCAAGGCGATTCCCAAGACAAAGGCCAAAGCCAAGCCCAAAGCCAAGAAGAGCCCCAAGGAAACCAAAGCGACTGCTTGGAGGCAGAGCCACGCCGGCCCCAGCAGCGCCTACGCCTGCAGCAAGCCCAGGGTGGCGGAACTGAAGCAGGGCGTGAAGGCAGAGAAGCCTCCGAATGtgcctgagaaaagagaaagcaaccaccaGAAGATCATGCAGCAGAGCATCCAGTCTAACCTGGAGTGCCTCCTGTGCTTGCAGCAGCcggaggaggctgagaggctGCTTCTCTTCTATCATGGCTCCCCCGTGAAGAGAAAGCTTCTAAACGTTGGCGCGTACAACATCGTGATGCGTAGCTGGGCGAGGAAG GGCTGCTTGCACCGCCTCAGCCGGCTCCTCTCCATGCTGGAGTCCGCCGGCCTCCGGCCCAACCTGGACTCGTACGTGGCAGCGCTGGAGTGCATGGGCCGGAGCCAGGCGTGCACCAAGACCATCTGGAG ATGTGTGCAGCAGCTGAAACACGACGGCTTCCACGTGGATGAGCTCTTCCAAAAGTGCCTGTTCGAGGGAGATGAGAAGGAGACGGTGCTGAGGGCCATCAGGATCGTGCAGCCTGACTACCAGCTGCCCCCTGCACCCAAGCCCCAGAGCTGCAagtctgctctgctcagcaacTTCTACTCCAAA GAGAAGGTGGTGTCCTACCCCAAGCTGGATTTCTCTGTGCAGGAGCTGCGGGAGcgcttccagcagcagctgcagatggAGCTGAACAACACCATAACCATCGAGTCGGTGGAGTCGACCAAACCGCTGACCCCGCAAGCCCGTAGAGCG CGCAAGCAGCTGGCCGCCCTGCGCTCCCAGTGGCGCGGCGCCATCCTCCAGGCCCTGCAGAAGTCGAAGCACAACATGTCCCAGAAAAGGACGATGTCGGGGTACAACAGCCTCTACCCCTACCTGTGCCTGCTGCCAGATGAAGAGTACGTGGACATCATGATGCAG ATCCTCAACACGCTCTCTCCGCAAGGAGAATCCCTGTCTGTCCTAGCCAGGGAGCTGGGCTCCAAAGTCTACGACAGATACCTCACCCAGAGGAAGCTGCGCAGCCGCCAGCTCGAGAAGGTGCAGGAGATCTACGAGGACTACATCCACCTGCTGGCGAAGGACGGCCAG cctggggaGTACTTGCCACGGGAATACTGGGAGAAGCTGGTGGCAGAAGCCGGCTACGGGCCTTCGCTCACCCTCAAGGACTGCAGCTGGCCGTACGTGCTCCTGATGCGCCTGGGCGTGTGCCTGCTGGAGATCCTGGTGCACTCCGTCAAGGTGCCCAGGAACACCCTCAAACCCCGCTTGGAGTCCAGGCTTATCCCCGTCCTCTACCACATCTACTCCTTCCGCAGCAGCTGGCAG GTCGGGCTGATAAAGCCCCACCCCATCTTCTCCCAGCTCATGTCAGACGCCGCAGAGACCACGCTGACCTTCAACTCCTCCGTCATACCCATGCTGTGCCCCCCGATACCCTGGACTTCCCCCCACTTCGGCGCCTATGTGCTGAGCGACACCAAGCTGATGCGCTACGTGGACGGGGCcttccagcaccagcagctcctggacCAGTGTCCCCAGGTGAACCTCCACCCTGTGCTGGACGCCTTGAACCAGCTGGGCAACTGCGCGTGGAAGATCAACCAGCCGGTGCTGGATATAATCATCTCCATCTTCAACGACAAAGGCAACGAGAAGCTGGACATCCCGCCGCCCCTCTCCGAGGCCCCCAAGCCTCCCGTCACCCCCAGCAATTCCTCTGCCTGGCACAAGTCCCAGAAGCacgagctgctgctgtgcaagaAGAAGGCGGCCGAGATGCACAGCCTGCGCATGGACGCGCTCTACAAGCTCTCCATCGCCAACTACGTGAGGGACAAGGTGTTCTGGTTTCCTCACAACATGGACTTCCGCGGCAGGACTTACCCTTGCCCGCCGTACTTCAACCACCTGGGTAACGACGTCACCCGCGCCatcctgctctttgcagaggGCAGGCCCCTGGGGCCGAAGGGCCTCGACTGGCTGAAGATCCACCTCGTTAACCTCACGgggctgaagaagaaaaacagcttgcAGGAGCGGCTGCATTACGCCAACGAAATCCTGGAGGAGATCCTGGACTCCGCCGACCGCCCGCTGACG GGCAGGAAGTGGTGGATGAACACCGACGAACCCTGGCAAGTCTTGGCGTGCTGTATGGAAGTCGCCAAAGCCTCGAGGTCCCCGGACCCAGCGGCCTTCGTCTCTCATTTCCCGGTTCACCAG GACGGCTCTTGCAACGGCCTGCAGCACTACGCGGCGCTGGGCCGGGACCTTATCGGCGCCATCTCTGTGAACCTGATGCCCTGCAGCGTCCCGCAGGACGTGTACAGCGCGGTGGCCCAGCAG GTGGAGGAGTTTCGGAAGAAGGATGCTGCGGAGGGGCTGAAGATCGCCCAGGTGCTGGAGGGCTTCATCAGCCGCAAGGTGGTGAAGCAGACGGTGATGACGGTGGTGTACGGCGTCACGCGCTACGGCGGGCGGCTGCAGATAGAGAAGCGTCTCAAGGAGATCGACGAGTTCCCCGAG GAGTACTTGTGGGAAGCATCTCAATACCTCGTGAGGCAGGTGTTTAACGGCATCAAGGAGATGTTCTCAGCGACTCGAGATATCCAG CACTGGCTGACGGAGAGCGCCAAGCTCATCGCCCAGTCGGGACAGACGGTGGAGTGGGTCACCCCCATGGGCCTCCCCATCGTGCAGCCCTACTATCGGGTCAGGTCCACTGTG TTGAATTCCAACATGCAGAACCTGAGTGTGAAAAGCTCCGCCAACAACAACCA gaagcCTGACACAGTGAAGCAGAAAAACGCCTTCCCGCCCAACTTCATCCACTCCCTGGACTCGACGCACATGATGCTCACGGCTCTGCACTGCTTCAG GGAACGCGGCAGAGCTGCGGCTCTCAGCGCTGCTTCACGGCACCTTCCGCTGCCTCCCAGGCAGGGTCTGACCTTCGTCTCAGTCCACGACTGCTACTGGACTCACGCGCTCACTGTGGACGTCATGAACCAG CCCCCCTTTCCCACTCTTGCCCGCTGCTTTCCCTCCTCTCACCCCTGA